The Microplitis demolitor isolate Queensland-Clemson2020A chromosome 8, iyMicDemo2.1a, whole genome shotgun sequence genome has a segment encoding these proteins:
- the LOC103575935 gene encoding uncharacterized protein LOC103575935 has protein sequence MQTLRKKSSPCKFKKEPTRFLGEGISFKAKLIGILEVSEARGDRMCQAALADLKMAIRAAGEHKQRIIVQISIDGLRLRDEKSGECLYHHPVHKISFIAQDMTDSRAFGYIFGSPDTGHRFFGIKTDKAANQVVIAMRDLFQVVFELKKKEIEMAKQHIEQNVVKFHTSGIFVEPAPDTKGAAEIESCHQRQRSLSIENEKSADKTSDIRNGEIADLLDLQFELNSLQQGIHQMDKITPENCPLSTEDPSETDPFGDSFINLKIKESLQPILPPPPSCVKRGATERQPSEQMSSLTTSSPATVLPNTITQPSGAWSEKDVDKQFNDFEITKITASSSANDEERENEISPFTLRLRNDSPQIDVFTELDPLGTGLSKPYIDKKDFFQNLKNPPKKILKDLVTSSLNEIFPTTFHLSTNSLEPTCSNEEKLTNVIECDNFADFDHFDTLDNDFSSKKPSLPEEKPIIIQNQHLSVNLPPEECVATKLITNKGLEKLENEISLPSKTLLQTSIPTEYHSVEKKEFDIDSSITCKIERKHFSREFSSTNDSPASPLRSCSSEANSRLSSSSAELECVPEPPPRNAGCVVINPPPLPPKKQAGKTDPQPPPIPPHIESRFQYDFIKCERSAISPINTSGIENMNGIRSNHPFDNKEIPLSKVKESQESENTDVFFSLKLQESIRAITPSNLSSILQNSQINVDEYRTKSALNSTLSQLATSNLSDLAASLNMTVSELTNLTLHQLTRCLANYSLEGIYPFIPGEPNYIPKSLNENEKSSCTEKLKGESKSQGNFSNDKYAAIREILEIDQTKNNGSSNMNEKFNNFNNEQPSSQENDDREDKSNLKLNIEVDEKSLFYNLPNEKNESMEKELIAEKKRKESEKNTDDTSNNESQYTKSEMDKKFYEYVNNAKLKEPSPEKNKLTSSSLKTDGNRVISGVETISPSNTSNDKYAALREIISEVESINCELREKPGSSFRNLDESMKTSTDEDLMNLFSAPQSPCLGVIKGNVKDPSSTANITNRYEKIETPNKSSICTHAMESRNIGFDDVFHPFSESKQVTKDPTNNENWATFDMNVCKSEKQYGSHNSLEGNSPWSPDESKFHKLSRTIIARQSTGSDNDWKDDEESEESNDRFRNERFHPVKNPRLDAGCENVVCYNDGIGIIEKERYYRGRMNKKPHDGLWTKYGHRLKSEAIPWCDEGKWEEEHRKCTSRKTYFDEDNDRLSHWKCCNSQAIPWNGDRPMYAGNDMLYDNNRCNRRNKPWNDDDRERDRFSSQESMDCEDEERWPRCEFERRRREEDSRFWERYGAPSESDYPTLYRKYNHHYCRDSREQIQLDYSLGWEKDYLDRAENSRRHPMRKRCWPKRPNSANDERNTDLLYAEPNIKYGISRSECSDNDSEFYRFPYRSRSREHCWGIDQEFDSWNERSFRSEGPGMKNSTNYCKKTNRHKLPSKNVIKSRKSPFEDDFTQTIDNNLPPVQLTDQDTKIELDIFEGNKISSLMSKSEFERSNSKTYERPLELNEDSSPMRISPSEILEKQLDPDSKYNLKDSRHNLKDSIPTSNRTSDSSVQNSFLNGESKRSEDGFTLKSITPEDSFPDSYELTTNNLKQLKYANNKTKEGLDIKKSESINIFIRENDPFDDDEFFK, from the exons atgcaaACTCTACGGAAAAAAAGTAGTCCATGCAAAT TCAAAAAAGAGCCTACCCGATTTCTGGGGGAAGGAATATCATTCAAGGCGAAGCTTATTGGAATTTTGGAAGTATCAGAAGCGCGAGGTGATCGAATGTGCCAAGCGGCTCTTGCCGATCTGAAAATGGCGATAAGAGCAGCTGGAGAGCATAAGCAACGTATTATAGTCCAAATAAGTATCGATGGACTACGTCTGCGGGATGAAAAGTCAGGG GAGTGCCTCTATCACCACCCTGTTCATAAGATCTCTTTTATCGCACAAGATATGACCGATTCACGGGCTTTCGGTTACATTTTTGGATCTCCTGATACTGGTCATCGATTTTTCGGCATAAAAACTGATAAAGCTGCAAACCAG gTTGTCATAGCAATGAGAGATCTCTTTCAAGTGGTCTttgaattgaagaaaaaagaaattgaaatgGCAAAGCAGCATATTGAGCAAAACGTAGTCAAGTTTCATACGAGTGGGATCTTTGTTGAACCTGCGCCAGACACTAAg GGTGCTGCTGAGATTGAGAGCTGCCATCAACGTCAGAGATCTTTGAGTATTGAGAATGAGAAGTCTGCGGACAAAACTTCTGATATCAGAAATGGTGAAATAGCTGATCTTCTTGACTTACagtttgaattaaattctttacagCAAGGAATCCATCAAATGGATAAAATCACACCGGAAAATTGTCCCTTGTCGACTGAGGATCCTTCTGAAACTGACCCTTTTGGAGattcatttataaatcttAAG ataaaagaATCTCTACAACCGATATTGCCTCCTCCTCCATCATGTGTAAAACGTGGAGCTACAGAGCGTCAGCCCTCTGAACAGATGTCATCTCTGACAACTTCAAGTCCGGCAACCGTTTTACCAAATACAATTACTCAACCATCAGGAGCTTGGTCAGAAAAAGATGTAGACAAGCAATTCAATGACtttgaaattacaaaaattacagcATCAAGCTCAGCAAATGATGAAGAAAGAGAAAATGAG atTTCACCGTTCACACTCAGACTTCGAAATGACAGTCCCCAAATAGATGTCTTCACAGAATTAGATCCACTAGGAACAGGTTTAAGTAAACCTTATATAgacaaaaaagattttttccaaaatttgaagaaccctcctaaaaaaattcttaaagaCTTGGTGACGTCGAgcttaaatgaaatttttcctaCTACGTTTCATCTTTCTACTAATTCGCTAGAACCAACATGTTCGAATGAGGAGAAGTTAACTAATGTAATTGAATGCGATAACTTTGCTGATTTCGATCATTTTGATACATTGGATAATGATTTTTCCTCGAAAAAACCATCGCTACCTGAAGAAAAACCGATCATCATACAAAATCAACATTTATCAGTTAATTTACCACCTGAAGAATGCGTGGCTACCAAACTCATAACAAATAAAGGTCtcgaaaaattagaaaacGAAATTTCTCTACCATCAAAAACTTTACTCCAAACATCAATCCCCACTGAATATCattctgttgaaaaaaaagaatttgatATCGATTCATCAATCACATGTAAAATTGAACGTAAACATTTTTCAAGAGAATTTTCATCTACAAATGATTCACCAGCTTCTCCATTACGCTCCTGTTCATCAGAAGCTAATTCTCGACTATCAAGTTCTAGTGCAGAACTCGAATGTGTTCCAGAACCACCCCCACGTAATGCTGGATGCGTTGTTATCAATCCACCACCTCTTCCACCGAAAAAGCAAGCAGGCAAAACGGACCCTCAACCACCACCAATACCACCACACATTGAGAGCCGCTTTCAGTacgattttattaaatgcgAAAGATCTGCGATATCTCCAATAAATACAAGTGGGATTGAAAATATGAACGGAATAAGATCTAATCATCCATttgataataaagaaattCCGTTATCGAAAGTTAAAGAATCACAAGAATCGGAAAATactgatgtatttttttctttaaaattacaagaatCAATTAGAGCAATAACTCCTTCTAATTTATCCTCAATTTTGCAAAATTCACAAATAAACGTAGATGAATATAGAACGAAATCGGCATTAAATTCCACCCTATCTCAACTTGCAACTTCAAATCTTAGTGATTTGGCAGCAAGCCTAAATATGACTGTTTCAGAATTAACTAATCTGACGTTACATCAGTTAACAAGGTGCTTAGCAAACTATTCGCTTGAAGGAATATACCCTTTTATACCTGGAGAACCTAATTATATACCTAAATCGTTAAATGAAAACGAGAAATCTTCATGCACAGAAAAACTTAAGGGAGAATCCAAATCACAaggaaatttttctaatgataaatatgCAGCGATTCgggaaatattagaaattgaccaaacaaaaaataacggAAGCAGCaatatgaatgaaaaatttaataattttaataatgaacaaCCGAGCTCACAGGAAAATGACGATAGGGAAGATAAATCGAATTTGAAGTTGAATATTGAAGTTGATGAAaagtctttattttataatttaccaaatgaaaaaaatgagtcAATGGAAAAAGAATTAATAgcagagaaaaaaagaaaggaatctgaaaaaaatacaGATGATACTTCGAATAATGAAAGTCAATATACGAAATCTGAAatggacaaaaaattttacgaataTGTAAATAACGCAAAACTTAAAGAACCATcaccagaaaaaaataagttgacTTCGTCGTCTCTGAAAACTGATGGAAATAGAGTTATAAGTGGCGTTGAAACAATCTCTCCTTCAAACACTTCGAATGATAAGTATGCAGCTTTAAGAGAAATTATCAGTGAAGTTGAATCAATAAACTGCGAATTGAGAGAAAAACCAGGTTCTTCCTTTCGGAATTTAGATGAATCGATGAAAACAAGTACTGATGAAGACCTTATGAACCTATTTTCCGCTCCACAGTCCCCATGCTTAGGAGTGATAAAAGGGAATGTGAAAGATCCGAGTTCGACAGCAAATATTACCAACAGATACGAGAAAATCGAAACGCCTAATAAGTCATCGATATGTACACACGCGATGGAGTCACGAAATATTGGATTCGATGATGTTTTTCATCCTTTCTCTGAATCAAAACAGGTAACTAAAGATCCTACAAATAATGAAAACTGGGCAACTTTTGATATGAATGTTTGTAAGTCTGAAAAACAATATGGTAGTCACAATTCATTAGAGGGGAATTCACCCTGGTCACCTGATGAAAGTAAATTCCATAAACTATCTAGAACAATCATTGCAAGACAGTCCACGGGAAGCGATAATGATTGGAAAGATGATGAAGAAAGTGAAGAAAGCAATGATCGGTTCAGAAACGAGAGGTTCCATCCAGTAAAAAATCCAAGATTAGACGCTGGTTGTGAAAATGTTGTATGCTACAATGACGGAATTGGAATCATAGAAAAAGAGAGGTACTACAGGGGGAGgatgaataaaaaaccacACGATGGACTCTGGACAAAATATGGTCATCGGTTGAAATCAGAAGCTATACCATGGTGTGACGAAGGCAAGTGGGAAGAAGAACATCGAAAGTGTACATCGCGGAAAACGTATTTTGATGAGGATAATGATAGATTATCTCATTGGAAATGTTGCAATAGTCAAGCAATACCTTGGAATGGAGATAGACCAATGTATGCAGGCAATGATATGTTGTACGACAATAACCGATGTAACAGGCGCAATAAACCTTGGAACGATGATGACAGAGAGAGAGATAGATTTAGTAGTCAGGAAAGTATGGATTGCGAAGATGAAGAAAGATGGCCAAGATGTGAATTCGAAAGGAGACGAAGAGAAGAAGATAGTAGATTTTGGGAAAGATATGGTGCACCATCAGAAAGTGATTATCCCACTCTCTATCGGAAGTACAATCATCATTACTGCAGAGACAGTAGAGAACAAATACAACTCGACTATTCTCTAGGTTGGGAAAAAGATTATCTTGATCGTGCTGAGAATTCTCGTAGACATCCCATGCGCAAACGATGTTGGCCGAAAAGACCAAATAGTGCAAATGATGAGCGGAATACTGATTTATTGTATGCAGAACCAAATATTAAGTATGGTATTTCAAGATCTGAGTGCAGTGATAATGATTCTGAGTTCTATCGATTTCCCTACAGGTCCAGAAGTAGAGAACATTGTTGGGGAATCGATCAAGAATTTGATAGTTGGAACGAAAGATCTTTTCGCTCAGAGGGACCAGGTATGAAAAATAGTACAAATTACTGCAAGAAAACTAATAGGCATAAACTACCCTCTAAGAACGTaattaaatcaagaaaatcaCCATTTGAAGACGATTTCACTCAAACCATAGATAATAATTTGCCACCCGTTCAATTAACAGATCAAGATACTAAAATTGAACTAGAcatttttgaagggaataaaattagCAGCCTGATGAGTAAAAGCGAATTTGAAAGAAGCAACTCTAAAACATATGAAAGGCCTCTCGAACTTAATGAAGATTCGTCGCCCATGAGAATCTCTCCTAgtgaaattctagagaaacaACTGGATCCAGATTCAAAATATAACCTTAAAGATAGTCGACACAATCTTAAAGACTCCATTCCCACTAGTAATCGCACGTCTGATAGTAGCGTTCAAAATTCGTTTCTCAACGGAGAATCAAAACGTTCTGAAGATGGttttacattaaaatctataacACCTGAAGATTCATTTCCTGATTCGTATGAACTGACGACAAATAACTTGAAGCAGCTCAAGTATGcaaacaataaaacaaaagaagGTCTTGATATTAAAAAGTCTGAAtcaattaacatatttataagAGAAAATGATCCGTTTGATGAcgatgaatttttcaaataa